One genomic segment of Impatiens glandulifera chromosome 6, dImpGla2.1, whole genome shotgun sequence includes these proteins:
- the LOC124943323 gene encoding uncharacterized protein LOC124943323: MDLLERVYNTQFRSLFTAPVLYFPGTIVHHMMMRRVCSNSKEITFMVNGHELIFGKLIKDDFDEDESEHEECTPKPAPRKRKGEATLKEAVNLKRKLAYESSSAHISSPPIVTSSPRAPTPSVKDSMDVKVEEKEKSKVDQKEEKTEVADVKVVVEDDEKMNAVKVDDVKDVVKVDVVEDDVKLYVMEDDVKVDDVKMDNVDDLKVKVKDEESVDVKVKDVMIQQGIENNKKKKVEDDNDDFKLYNTPPKGKFGRRVRKPKTDDSYTNLSLLKLPMKNDPMKVNPLQKFEDELLDKVKEWLNDPKTNDVKKDVVTYKVGKDMFVKVQTRLTWLEDTEIDAFCHLLQKRIAEYPKTYKNSKVAIGDCVLADRLRREHMTFSKDRTNYPVEEFKDYYMGVEHRYMPEWSTIDDIYVPVNISQKHCILCVARLQKNRIDVYDCDAYINKNLDPYLKLCEMIPNVFIKTVTKGEMKRYHHFNFQAPIQAMTYKRVPHPKVKTATAKVREVPRATERGDCGVFTLMYMEYLTANQGLHNVTSENMEFWRQKMAVRLFHQIIEP; encoded by the exons atggatcttTTGGAGAGGGTTTACAATACCCAGTTCAGATCATTATTCACAGCCCCAGTCTTGTACTTCCCAGGAACAATAGTACATCATATGATGATGAGGAGGGTATgctcaaactccaaggagataactttcatggTGAATGGGCATGAACttatatttg GGAAGTTAATcaaagatgattttgatgaagatgaaagTGAACATGAAGAATGTACTCCCAAACCTGCCCCCAGGAAGAGAAAGGGTGAAGCTACTCTCAAAGAAGCAGTCAACTtgaagaggaagcttgcttatgaatcgagTTCGGCCCACATTTCTAGTCCCCCCATCGTGACGTCAAGTCCTCGGGCTCCAACACcttct GTGAAGGATTCTATGGATGTGAAGGTCGAAGAAAAGGAGAAGAGCAAGGTTGACcagaaggaggagaagactgag GTGGCTGATGTGAAGGTGGTTGTGGAGGATGATGAGAAGATGAATGCTGTGAAGGTGGATGATGTGAAGGATGTTGTGAAGGTTGATGTTGTGGAGGATGATGTAAAGTTGTATGTTATGGAGGATGATGTAAAGGTGGATGATGTGAAGATGGATAATGTGGATGATCTGAAAGTGAAGGTGAAAGATGAGGAGAGTGTGGATGTGAAAGTGAAGGATGTGATGATACAACAAGGAATTgagaataataagaagaagaaggttgAAGATGACAATGACGATTTCAAGTTATACAATACTCCTCCTAAAGGAAAATTTGGGAGGAGAGTGAGGAAGCCGAAAACAGATGACTCGTACACCAACCTTTCTTTGTTAAAACTACCAATGAAAAATGATCCAATGAAAGtcaatccccttcaaaaatttgaagatgaacTGCTGGATAAAGTAAAAGAGTGGTTGAATGATCCAAAAACCAATGATGTGAAAAAGGATGTAGTGACTTACAAAGTAGGGAAGGATATGTTTGTTAAAGTTCAAACAAGGTTGACATGGCTTGAAGACACT GAAATTGATGCATTCTGCCACTTATTGCAAAAAAGGATTGCAGaatatcccaagacatataaaaatTCTAAAGTCGCAATAGGGGATTGCGTATTGGCAGATAGACTAAGGCGAGAGCACATGACTTTTAGTAAGGATCGTACAAATTATCCAGTCGAagaatttaaagattattataTGGGTGTAGAGCATAGATATATGCCTGAATGGTCAACAATCGACGATATATACGTGCCCGTGAACATAAGCCAGAAGCATTGCattttgtgtgtagcacgtCTTCAAAAGAATCGCATTGACGTGTATGACTGCGATGCTTATATTAATAAGAATCTGGATCCTTATTTGAAATTGTGTGAGATGATTCCAAATGTATTTATAAAGACAGTCACTAAAGGTGAGATGAAAAGGTATCATCACTTCAACTTCCAAGCCCCCATCCAAGCCATGACATACAAACGAGTTCCACACCCGAAAGTCAAAACCGCAACAGCTAAGGTAAGGGAAGTCCCAAGAGCAACCGAGAGAGGGGACTGTGGTGTATTCACGCTCATGTATATGGAATACTTGACTGCTAACCAAGGCTTACATAATGTGACCTCAGAAAACATGGAGTTTTGGAGGCAGAAGATGGCGGTCAGattattccatcaaattatcGAACCTTAG
- the LOC124941124 gene encoding uncharacterized protein LOC124941124, whose amino-acid sequence MASRLYHYSNYLFSDYPNGLSPTTFHTPVAGNVAGADDTFPLMFDEKAPIFDMTLPRAVMAPLVINSTNGSFPEWTVPTLPELGRGFPLPSTPAPAPADMYCECSDHCDGFHCNIRNNLLCQLPDIMITNDYINNHVLEGKVNHEETLPEMKIGKYSAEERKERIHRYLKKRNQRNFTKTIKYECRKTLADKRVRIRGRFAKNNIHEPSTSDEELMMAEDKKHYESEFVRIEDNNMMMMKQLQDYGGDNIDDNINEFWYQEALTSLMYQQQLHPFLSH is encoded by the exons ATGGCTTCAAGACTCTACCACTACTCCAACTATCTCTTCTCCGACTACCCAAATGGCCTCTCACCCACCACTTTCCATACACCAGTCGCCGGAAATGTCGCCGGAGCAGACGACACTTTCCCGTTAATGTTCGATGAAAAAGCACCAATATTCGATATGACACTGCCACGGGCAGTGATGGCTCCCTTAGTGATAAATTCAACCAATGGTTCTTTTCCGGAGTGGACCGTACCAACCTTGCCGGAATTGGGTAGAGGTTTCCCGTTGCCATCGACGCCGGCGCCGGCACCGGCCGATATGTACTGTGAATGTAGTGATCATTGTGATGGGTTTCACTGCAATATTAGGAATAATCTTTTGTGTCAGCTCCCTGATATCATGATTAcaaatgattatattaataaCCAT GTACTTGAAGGGAAGGTAAACCATGAGGAGACATTACCGGAGATGAAGATAGGGAAATACTCGGCTGAGGAAAGAAAGGAGAGAATTCATAGGTACTTGAAGAAGCGAAACCAAAGGAACTTTACCAAAACCATTAAG TACGAGTGTCGCAAGACACTGGCGGATAAACGAGTGAGGATAAGAGGAAGGTTTGCGAAGAACAACATTCATGAGCCGTCGACATCCGATGAAGAGCTTATGATGGCTGAGGATAAGAAACACTACGAGAGTGAGTTCGTTAGGATTGAAGACAACAATATG ATGATGATGAAGCAATTGCAAGATTATGGAGGGGATAATATTGATGATAATATTAATGAGTTTTGGTATCAAGAAGCCCTGACCAGTTTGATGTACCAGCAACAACTCCACCCTTTTCTTTCTCATTAG